A portion of the Juglans microcarpa x Juglans regia isolate MS1-56 chromosome 1D, Jm3101_v1.0, whole genome shotgun sequence genome contains these proteins:
- the LOC121251463 gene encoding protein NO VEIN-like isoform X3 has product MYGQPSGFRPSGGGAGGWGWQHPQAQAQAAALQNPDFSFQNTGYYLQPPNPLLHHHLLQNQNVPIQNPSFTPHLHQNLNFSAQNPTVQAQPRPPPQKGPKPRFQTPSSSPNKRELLEKVDCAVDEARRKTIEAGESVTAWKVSQDALLMLKVDSWSSLGFPMQGVPNLFRLMVTEGKINAFIHCFVGVRRITSLHDLEVAICENEGVEKFEELELGPLLRHPLVLHYFSVNSDVTEVLQITGEEIISFLWKFIYKCKYKEIKVEEFLDFIAKKRSVAGKEKLGIRVQSLGMHISVIRKAGNLENATLKKSVEALKSESDKKFRKRPILSSLKKQLDERFNSISQRIESFSSAEKDFCGKHTRFVSSSSDDENSDDCTSDDERTDNATGNHFNLPSQNAKSSDRASSCPYPSQIEEMARLGLKGEICGNPSHASGSPRHNERSGSSKKKRKLGKMSCTTSAPFGSSEKKRKSDNLDCTISTTSKASKRFEVEVDVHAVDNYRKTDRSSKVNEADFSITENSMRRFITTWKEGCQDCTVSEVFRRMLDFYKTQGRGRKKIKLMLSSFPFVGLLNVAVSSIKFGMWDSIYDAFQAISQNELTKTCNEKYSEYEIIDVEPSLKDAPIIADDHMERIHRVAVEDIISKLATYFELDYDINSYGKSLLERRIILLRKLYHCEFWLAEQFCVKTFKSLGYGEFLMFLEKHASLLPDQIYKFLIGDICEQSPLEACMLQHQLVVLVSQALNGLWGDEIMTKQMISSLLTRQFPLISFKILERGCMADFLDIVGKHKSNAISKAVIFSVTLLGMCHVGDLLAYNENDSLETTKVRIDINRKTGALKSVTSKDAIEVLCRAPMLSDLNLWTHWDLIFAPSLGPLLTWLLNEVNTKEFLFLVTKDGKVIRLDHSATVDSYLEAALEGCSFQIAVKLLSLFSLAGGEKHVPLSLLKCHTRHAFEVIFKNSLETIEVNDGWKMVDEASTSNLSSELHMNLFKIDKVVPVISRFVLDCIGYFPTEFRGFAADVLLSGMRSIVKDPASAILSECNQTEQRIMLHEVGLSLGIVEWIDDYHAFCSSDPTDVFSRGSSCLKAAGPEKCVGSKNMQDVLGKVSTPEANMNVPAVTDGHNEDYTQVCQSTDGLNVFDGIGSGQMNFPELDEHRNASMVIESIRRDEFGLDPNLSIIESSMLKKQHARLGRALHCLSHELYSQDSHFLLELVQNADDNIYPEDVEPTLTFILRESGIIVLNNELGFSAQNIRALCDVGNSTKKGSNAGYIGQKGIGFKSVFRVTDAPEIHSNGFHVKFDISEGQIGFVLPTIVPPCDIDMFSRLASCDAGHLDPKIWNTCIVLPFRARLSDGTVMNSIMTMFSDLHPSLLLFLHRLKCIKFRNLFNNSLIVMRKEIMGDGIVRVLHGKEKMTWFLASQKLRADVIRPDVKTTEISIAFTLQEPNDGDYAPLLEQQPVFAFLPLRTYGLKFIIQGDFVLPSSREEVDGDSSWNQWLLSEFPGLFVGAERSFCALPCFRENPGKAVSAFLSFVPLVGEVHGFFTSLPRLIISKLRMSNCLLLEGGNDRWVPPCKVLRGWNERASILLPDGLLSGHLGLGFLNRNIKMSDSLARALGIQEYGPSILLQFISRLSHVENGINSMGLSWLSSWLNELYIMTFHSSGQILLNSDTETDLIENLRKIKFIPLSDGTYSSVDEGTIWLPTDAISTGFDGVQGLEAFPNLFAKLRTVSHALLSTSTSGTSDTSCMDMNLVDNLIKMFHRIGVQRLSAHEIVKVHILPAVSDARVTNRDKNLMTEYLCFVMIHLQSSCPDCRVEREYIVSELRNKAFVLTNDGFKQPVEVSIHFSKEYGNPVDVNKLANVVDMKWLEVDPTYLRHPVTESLTCGLMKWRAFFQEIGVMDFVRILQVDKTVADISPTIFKNIMWERDMISPESIVKDWESHELVHLIAMLSKSGLQQSCIFLLEVLDTLWDGYFSDKVTGYCTPKSGGDSKPFKSSLLSSICDVQWIVSSMDDELHYPKDLYYDCDAVRTILGTYAPYAVPKVRSGNLVSNIGFKIKVILDDVLEILKVWRRSKTPFKASLTEVTHHPLNKTLSSTYPGLRDFFIDGCGVHETPPLRSYLQILMQLSAISLPSLSANAVFQVFLKWSDGLQTGILTPEDVIYLKECLLKFELTVLPTEQDKWVSLHPSFGLVCWCDDSKLWEQFKNVDNIDFLYFGKLSEVEKQILKAKVSVLMQALGIPALSEVVTREAIYYGLADCSFKASLVGWALPYAQRYFCSVHPDKYIQLKQSGFDFLNCLQVVVVEKLYYRNAIKSGFGTSKKRIECGCLLQDNILYATRDSDSHAIFTELSRLLFNGTPDLHLANFLHMITTMAESGSTEEQTEFFILNSQKVPKLPDEESLWCLSSVPSSTKNDDSLQTSFDSEKMDEQSYPRSKRKAENNPNWPPVDWKTAPGFSYARANGFRTQATSAQHGCSPHKKEEDDSEGTVVRTDNVVPISIDDDWIIEDDLATASTALVLSDNNLEDQSDQACNQTDSGMEVEFDPADFDITADDPELDSSNFHKRDQLRTGTPNATQAAHTGRLGELVAFKYIIGKAGNTVVKWINKDSETGLPYDIVVGEENCREYIEVKATKSRKKDWFNISTREWQFAVDKGESFSIAHVLLSNNAARVSLYKNPVKLCQSGKLQLVVMMPRQQKDFYIVS; this is encoded by the exons ATGTACGGACAGCCCTCCGGCTTCCGTCCTTCCGGCGGCGGCGCTGGCGGCTGGGGTTGGCAGCATCCGCAAGCGCAAGCGCAAGCGGCGGCACTTCAGAACCCCGATTTCTCTTTCCAAAACACCGGCTATTACCTCCAACCTCCCAACCCCcttctccaccaccacctcctccaaaACCAAAACGTTCCAATCCAAAACCCTAGCTTTACTCCCCACTTACACCAAAACCTGAATTTCTCTGCCCAAAACCCTACGGTACAAGCTCAGCCTAGGCCCCCTCCCCAGAAGGGACCCAAGCCGAGATTCCAGACCCCTAGTTCCTCGCCGAACAAGAGAGAGCTTCTCGAGAAGGTCGACTGCGCCGTTGACGAGGCACGCCGCAAAACTATCGAGGCTGGAGAGAGCGTGACGGCGTGGAAAGTGTCTCAGGATGCTCTGTTGATGCTCAAAGTTGACTCGTGGAGCTCCTTGGGCTTTCCAATGCAAGGCGTTCCGAATCTTTTCCGCCTTATGGTAACGGAGGGAAAG ATAAATGCATTTATCCATTGCTTTGTTGGGGTTAGAAGAATAACTTCATTGCACGATTTGGAAGTGGCAATCTGCGAGAATGAGGGAGTAGAGAAGTTTGAAGAGCTGGAGTTGGGCCCTTTGTTACGTCACCCTCTTGTCTTGCATTATTTCTCTGTGAACTCAGATGTGACTGAAGTCCTTCAAATAACTGGTGAAGAGATAATTTCTTTCCTTTGGAAGTTCATCTATAAGTGTAAGTATAAAGAGATTAAGGTTGAAGAGTTTCTGGATTTCATTGCTAAGAAGCGATCAGTTGCGGGCAAGGAAAAGCTTGGGATACGAGTTCAAAGCTTGGG GATGCATATTTCTGTTATTCGAAAAGCGGGGAACTTAGAGAATGCCACGTTAAAGAAATCTGTAGAGGCATTGAAATCAGAATCTGATAAGAAATTCAGGAAGCGTCCTATTTTGTCGTCGCTCAAGAAGCAGCTGGATGAACGTTTCAATTCTATTTCGCAACGTATTGAATCATTTTCATCAGCAGAGAAGGATTTTTGTGGCAAACACACAAGATTTGTTTCATCAAGCTCGGATGATGAAAATAGTGATGATTGTACTTCTGATGATGAAAGGACTGACAATGCCACTGGCAACCATTTTAACTTGCCATCACAAAATGCTAAAAGTTCTGACCGAGCGAGTAGCTGCCCTTACCCGTCTCAAATTGAAGAGATGGCACGGCTTGGGTTGAAAGGTGAAATATGCGGGAACCCTTCTCATGCCAGTGGCAGCCCAAGGCACAATGAGAGGAGTGGATcatctaaaaagaaaagaaaattgggaAAAATGAGCTGCACCACATCTGCACCCTTTGGATcatcagaaaagaaaagaaaatctgaTAATCTAGACTGCACCATTTCTACAACCTCCAAAGCGTCCAAGAGGTTCGAGGTAGAAGTAGATGTTCATGCAGTAGATAATTACAGAAAGACTGACAGGTCTAGCAAGGTGAATGAAGCTGATTTTTCAATTACTGAGAACTCTATGAGGAGGTTTATTACAACCTGGAAGGAGGGTTGTCAGGACTGTACGGTGTCTGAG GTTTTCAGGAGGATGCTTGACTTTTATAAAACACAAGGtcgaggaagaaagaaaatcaaattgatgCTTTCATCATTCCCCTTTGTAGGATTACTAAATGTTGCT GTCTCATCCATCAAATTTGGAATGTGGGACAGTATATATGATGCGTTCCAAGCCATAAGTCAGAATGAATTGACAAAGAcatgtaatgaaaaatattctgaATATGAGATCATTGATGTCGAACCTAGTCTTAAGGATGCACCAATCATAGCTGATGATCACATGGAGCGTATACACA GGGTTGCTGTTGAAGACATTATCAGTAAATTAGCAACATATTTTGAGCTTGATTATGATATCAACAGCTATGGTAAATCACTCCTTGAAAGGAGAATCATCCTCTTGAGGAAGCTTTATCATTGTGAGTTTTGGCTGGCGGAGCAATTTTGTGTCAAGACATTTAAGTCCCTTGGTTATGGGGAGTTCTTAATGTTCCTAGAAAAGCATGCCTCTTTGCTACCTGATCAGATATACAAGTTCTTGATAGGTGATATATGTGAACAATCCCCTCTGGAGGCTTGCATGCTCCAGCATCAATTGGTTGTTTTAGTATCACAAGCTTTGAATGGCTTATGGGGAGATGAAATAATGACCAAACAGATGATTTCTTCACTGCTTACAAGGCAATTTCCGTTGAtcagtttcaaaattttggaaagaGGTTGTATGGCTGATTTTCTAGATATTGTGGGGAAGCATAAGAGCAATGCAATCTCTAAAGCTGTCATCTTTTCTGTAACACTACTTGGAATGTGTCATGTGGGAGACTTGTTGGCCtataatgaaaatgattcaTTGGAAACCACCAAGGTGAGAATTGACATCAACCGAAAAACTGGAGCCCTTAAATCTGTTACGTCTAAGGATGCAATTGAAGTTTTATGTAGGGCCCCGATGTTGTCAGATCTAAACTTGTGGACCCATTGGGACCTCATATTTGCCCCCTCTCTTGGTCCTCTTTTAACATGGCTGTTGAATGAAGTTAACACgaaagagtttttatttttagtgactAAAGATGGAAAGGTCATCCGCTTGGATCATTCAGCTACTGTGGATTCATACTTGGAAGCTGCACTTGAAGGATGCTCTTTCCAAATAGCAGTGAAGCTATTATCTTTGTTCTCATTAGCTGGGGGAGAAAAACATGTGCCCTTGTCGCTTTTAAAATGTCATACACGCCATGcatttgaagttatttttaagAATTCATTGGAGACTATTGAAGTAAATGACGGT TGGAAAATGGTTGATGAAGCTTCTACTAGTAATTTGAGTAGTGAATTACacatgaatttattcaaaattgatAAAGTAGTGCCCGTCATATCTAGATTTGTCCTCGATTGCATAGGCTATTTCCCCACTGAGTTTCGTGGTTTTGCTGCTGATGTTTTACTTTCTGGAATGCGATCTATTGTCAAGGATCCTGCTTCAGCCATTCTGTCCGAATGCAACCAAACAGAGCAGCGTATCATGCTGCATGAAGTAGGATTGTCTCTCGGTATTGTGGAGTGGATTGATGATTACCATGCTTTTTGTTCCAGTGATCCTACTGATGTGTTCTCACGTGGATCTTCATGCTTGAAAGCTGCCGGGCCTGAGAAATGCGTCGGCTCAAAAAATATGCAAGATGTGTTGGGCAAGGTCTCCACTCCTGAAGCAAATATGAATGTACCTGCTGTGACAGATGGTCATAATGAAGATTATACTCAAGTTTGTCAATCAACTGATGGATTAAACGTTTTTGATGGAATTGGCTCTGGTCAGATGAATTTTCCTGAACTTGATGAACATAGGAACGCATCCATGGTCATTGAATCTATCAGGCGGGATGAATTTGGTCTGGATCCAAATCTTTCTATCATTGAGAGTAGCATGTTGAAGAAGCAGCATGCTCGCCTAGGGAGAGCACTTCACTGTCTTTCACACGAGTTATATTCTCAGGATTCACATTTTCTTCTTGAGTTG GTTCAAAATGCTGATGATAATATTTATCCAGAAGATGTGGAACCAACTCTGACATTCATTCTTCGAGAGTCGGGTATCATCGTTCTAAATAATGAGCTAGGCTTCTCTGCTCAAAACATTAGAGCGCTTTGTGATGTCGGAAATTCAACAAAGAAAGGATCTAACGCTGGATATATTGGGCAGAAAGGCATTGGCTTTAAATCAGTATTCCGT GTAACTGATGCTCCGGAGATTCATTCTAATGGATTTCATGTCAAATTTGACATAAGTGAGGGCCAGATTGGTTTTGTTTTGCCAACAATAGTACCTCCATGTGATATAGACATGTTTAGCAGGCTGGCATCTTGTGATGCTGGTCATTTGGATCCTAAAATCTGGAACACTTGCATTGTACTTCCCTTTAGAGCGAGATTATCAGATGGAACTGTCATGAACAGCATTATGACTATGTTCTCAGATCTTCACCCATCTTTGCTGCTCTTTCTTCACCGGCTTAAGTGTATTAAGTTTAGAAACTTGTTCAACAATTCACTCATAGTTATGAGAAAAGAAATCATGGGGGATGGCATTGTTAGGGTTTTGCATGGAAAGGAGAAAATGACATGGTTTCTAGCATCTCAGAAGTTGCGAGCAGATGTCATCCGTCCTGATGTGAAAACAACAGAAATCTCAATAGCATTTACATTGCAGGAACCAAATGATGGGGATTATGCTCCACTTCTTGAACAACAGCCTGTTTTTGCATTTCTTCCTTTAAGAACATATGGTCTGAAATTTATTATACAAGGTGATTTTGTCCTTCCTTCATCTAGAGAGGAAGTAGATGGAGATAGTTCCTGGAACCAATGGTTATTGTCCGAGTTTCCGGGTTTGTTTGTTGGTGCAGAGAGATCCTTTTGTGCTCTTCCTTGTTTTAGAGAGAATCCAGGAAAAGCTGTGTCAGCATTTTTGAGCTTTGTTCCACTTGTTGGGGAAGTTCATGGTTTCTTTACTAGTCTTCCCCGGTTGATTATTTCTAAATTACGTATGTCAAACTGCTTACTTTTGGAGGGAGGCAATGACAGATGGGTTCCTCCATGCAAGGTTCTAAGAGGTTGGAATGAAAGAGCTTCTATTCTTCTTCCTGATGGTTTGCTGAGTGGTCATCTTGGCCTTGGATTCTtgaatagaaatataaaaatgtcTGATTCATTAGCAAGGGCACTGGGTATTCAGGAGTATGGACCCTCAATTCTACTACAATTTATATCCCGTTTAAGTCATGTGGAAAATGGCATCAATTCAATGGGCCTGAGTTGGTTGTCTTCTTGGCTAAATGAACTTTATATAATGACATTCCATTCTTCTGGACAAATTCTGTTGAACTCTGATACAGAAACAGACCTAATAGAAAACCTtcgaaaaataaagtttattccCCTTTCGGACGGTACATACAGCTCTGTCGATGAAGGTACAATCTGGTTACCCACTGATGCAATAAGCACTGGTTTTGATGGTGTGCAAGGTCTAGAAGCTTTCCCAAATTTATTTGCTAAACTCCGGACTGTCAGTCATGCCCTCCTTTCTACATCAACTTCTGGTACCTCCGATACGTcatgcatggacatgaattTGGTGGACAACCTTATCAAGATGTTTCATAGGATTGGTGTCCAGCGGTTGTCTGCTCATGAAATTGTGAAGGTGCACATCTTGCCAGCTGTATCAGATGCCCGAGTTACAAATAGGGACAAAAATTTGATGACAGAGTATCTTTGCTTTGTTATGATCCACCTGCAGTCTAGTTGCCCTGATTGTCGTGTTGAAAGGGAGTACATAGTCTCTGAATTACGAAATAAAGCTTTTGTTCTAACAAATGATGGCTTCAAACAACCTGTAGAGGTGTCAATTCATTTTAGTAAAGAATATGGAAATCCAGTCGATGTAAATAAGTTGGCCAATGTTGTAGATATGAAATGGCTTGAGGTTGACCCCACCTATTTGAGGCATCCGGTCACTGAATCTCTCACATGTGGGCTGATGAAATGGAGGGCATTTTTCCAGGAAATAGGTGTCATGGATTTTGTGCGAATACTTCAAGTTGATAAGACCGTTGCTGATATATCTCCAACcatttttaagaatataatgtGGGAAAGAGATATGATTTCCCCTGAATCAATTGTCAAAGACTGGGAATCTCATGAATTGGTCCATTTAATAGCTATGTTGTCCAAAAGTGGCTTGCAgcaaagttgtatttttttgttggaGGTTCTTGATACACTATGGGATGGTTATTTTAGCGACAAAGTTACAGGTTACTGCACTCCGAAATCTGGTGGAGATAGTAAACCCTTTAAGTCTTCTCTTTTGAGCAGCATTTGTGATGTCCAGTGGATAGTATCTAGCATGGATGATGAGCTTCACTATCCCAAAGATTTATATTATGATTGTGATGCAGTACGTACGATTTTGGGCACATATGCTCCATATGCTGTTCCAAAG GTGAGAAGTGGAAACCTAGTTAGCAATATTGGGTTTAAGATTAAAGTTATATTGGATGACGTTTTGGAAATTCTAAAAGTATGGAGAAGATCCAAGACACCTTTTAAGGCCAG TTTGACAGAAGTTACTCATCACCCCTTGAACAAGACGCTGAGCAGTACTTATCCAGGACTTCGTGACTTTTTCATTGACGGCTGCGGAGTACATGAGACCCCTCCTCTCCGTAGCTACttacagattttgatgcagttATCTGCTATTTCTTTGCCTTCACTATCAGCGAATGCA gtttttcaagtttttctcaAGTGGAGTGATGGATTGCAAACTGGAATCCTAACTCCGGAAGATGTCATTTACTTGAAAGAATgtcttttgaaatttgaattaacAGTGCTTCCAACTGAACAAGATAAGTGGGTTTCCCTGCATCCTTCTTTTGGCCTTGTGTGCTGGTGTGATGATAGCAAGTTATGGGAGCAATTTAAGAATGTTGATAACATTGATTTTCTGTACTTTGGCAAACTCAGTGAGGTTGAAAAACAGATACTTAAGGCAAAAGTTTCTGTCCTCATGCAAGCCTTGGGGATTCCAGCTCTCTCAGag GTTGTAACTCGTGAAGCAATATATTATGGTCTGGCAGACTGTAGTTTCAAAGCTTCATTGGTGGGCTGGGCTCTTCCTTATGCTCAGCGCTACTTCTGTAGTGTACACCCGGATAAATATATTCAACTCAAACAATCTGGATTCGATTTTCTTAATTGTTTACAAGTTGTTGTTGTTGAAAAGCTCTACTACAGGAATGCTATAAAGAGTGGGTTTGGTACATCGAAGAAGCGAATTGAATGTGGCTGCCTTCTGCAG GATAACATTTTGTACGCAACCCGAGATTCCGATTCTCATGCCATATTTACAGAGCTGTCTCGTTTGTTATTTAATGGAACTCCTGATTTGCACTTGGCAAATTTCCTTCACATGATCACAACCATGGCTGAATCAGGTTCCACTGAAGAGCAGACAGAGTTTTTCATCTTGAATAGCCAAAAGGTGCCAAAGCTTCCTGATGAGGAATCTTTATGGTGCCTCTCATCTGTGCCTTCTTCGACAAAGAATGATGATTCACTCCAGACAAGTTTTGACTCAGAAAAAATGGATGAGCAAAGTTATCCAAGGTCCAAAAGGAAAGCAGAAAATAACCCAAACTGGCCGCCTGTGGATTGGAAAACTGCACCAGGTTTTAGTTATGCTCGTGCAAATGGTTTTAGGACACAGGCAACAAGTGCACAGCATGGTTGCAGCCCACACAAGAAAGAGGAGGATGATTCTGAAGGCACAGTCGTGCGAACTGATAATGTTGTTCCTATCTCAATCGATGATGATTGGATCATTGAAGATGATTTAGCCACAGCTTCAACAGCTTTAGTTTTGTCAGATAACAATTTGGAAGATCAGTCTGACCAAGCTTGCAACCAGACTGATTCTGGTATGGAAGTTGAATTTGATCCTGCTGATTTTGATATTACAGCTGATGACCCTGAGTTGGATTCATCCAATTTTCACAAGAGAGACCAACTTAGAACTGGCACACCCAATGCAACGCAAGCTGCACATACGGGGAGACTTGGTGAGCTAGTCGCTTTCAAATACATTATTGGGAAAGCTGGTAACACAGTTGTGAAATGGATTAACAAAGATAGTGAAACCGGGTTGCCCTATGACATTGTCGTAGGGGAGGAGAATTGCAGAGAGTACATTGAAGTTAAAGCAACTAAATCCCGTAAAAAAGACTGGTTCAATATATCAACAAGAGAGTGGCAATTTGCGGTGGATAAAGGTGAATCATTCAGCATTGCACATGTTTTATTAAGTAATAATGCTGCCAGGGTTTCCCTATACAAAAATCCAGTAAAATTATGTCAGTCAGGCAAGCTACAGTTGGTTGTTATGATGCCAAGGCAGCAAAAGGATTTCTACATTGTTTCCTAA